Proteins encoded by one window of Streptomyces sp. LX-29:
- a CDS encoding MFS transporter yields MAPSRQRQMLPLLVLATAQLVISLDFNIVYVALPSIGTELGFSDQDLQWVVSAYVVATGGFLLLGGRVTDLLGRRRMFVLAALLYATSSLVGGVSGSGGVLVAVRAIQGIGGALLFPATLSLINTIYEEGPRRNRALAIWGAAGAGGLCFGSLLGGVLVEAFGWPSVFIVNVPLGGAIALAGWLLFPADAPWSRERRFDIAGAVTATTGVTLLVFVLVHGPEAGWGSREVVLCAVASAVSLGLFAVVERRSADPLTPGRLFANRGLLSAMALTAVFSATFSSLPYFLTLYFQTVHGYSALQTGLAFLVPAVMVAAGTQAGERAVAKLGVRTTLLSGMTLGLVGSVALAIALTDHGSYPRLLPGIVLLSLGQGATWTGMWIVAASGVAPGDQGVASGLASTTLQVGGAVGLAILVAVANSGLSGHAGEALRHAQLDGIRTAVYVIAAGICLGVLMVLALRKIPGKQGR; encoded by the coding sequence ATGGCGCCGTCGCGGCAACGGCAGATGCTGCCGCTGCTGGTTCTGGCCACGGCACAGCTGGTCATCTCGCTCGACTTCAACATCGTCTACGTCGCCCTGCCCAGCATCGGCACGGAACTCGGCTTCTCCGACCAGGACCTGCAGTGGGTCGTCAGCGCCTATGTGGTGGCGACCGGCGGATTCCTGCTGTTGGGCGGCCGGGTCACGGATCTGCTGGGCCGCCGCCGGATGTTCGTCCTGGCCGCCCTGCTCTACGCCACCTCGTCGCTGGTCGGCGGGGTGTCCGGATCCGGCGGTGTCCTGGTCGCGGTGCGCGCCATCCAGGGGATCGGCGGCGCGCTGCTCTTCCCCGCCACACTCTCCCTGATCAACACCATCTACGAGGAGGGCCCGCGCCGAAACCGGGCGTTGGCCATCTGGGGCGCGGCCGGAGCCGGCGGCCTGTGCTTCGGCTCCCTGCTGGGCGGGGTGCTCGTGGAGGCGTTCGGCTGGCCCTCGGTCTTCATCGTCAACGTGCCGCTGGGCGGGGCGATCGCGCTGGCGGGATGGCTGCTGTTCCCGGCCGACGCCCCCTGGTCGCGGGAGCGGCGGTTCGACATCGCCGGCGCGGTGACCGCGACCACCGGAGTCACCCTGCTGGTCTTCGTCCTGGTCCACGGACCGGAGGCGGGCTGGGGCAGCCGGGAGGTGGTGCTGTGCGCGGTGGCCTCGGCGGTCTCCCTGGGCCTCTTCGCCGTCGTCGAGCGTCGCAGCGCGGACCCGCTCACCCCGGGGCGTCTGTTCGCCAACCGGGGGCTGTTGTCGGCGATGGCGCTGACCGCCGTCTTCAGCGCCACCTTCAGCTCGCTCCCGTACTTCCTGACCCTCTACTTCCAGACCGTGCACGGCTACAGCGCCCTGCAGACCGGGCTCGCCTTCCTGGTCCCCGCCGTGATGGTCGCGGCCGGCACCCAGGCGGGAGAGCGCGCGGTGGCGAAGCTGGGAGTCCGCACCACCCTGCTCAGCGGAATGACCCTGGGCCTGGTCGGCAGCGTGGCCCTCGCGATCGCCCTCACCGACCACGGCTCCTACCCTCGGCTGCTGCCCGGCATCGTGCTGCTCAGCCTCGGTCAGGGCGCCACCTGGACCGGGATGTGGATCGTCGCCGCCTCCGGGGTCGCCCCCGGAGACCAGGGCGTCGCCTCGGGTCTCGCCTCCACCACGCTTCAGGTCGGGGGAGCGGTGGGCCTCGCCATCCTGGTGGCAGTCGCCAACTCCGGGCTGTCCGGCCACGCCGGTGAGGCGCTGCGCCATGCCCAACTCGACGGCATCCGCACCGCCGTGTACGTGATCGCGGCCGGGATCTGTCTCGGAGTCCTCATGGTCCTCGCCCTGCGGAAGATCCCGGGCAAGCAGGGCCGCTAG
- a CDS encoding cation:proton antiporter, producing the protein MSLRTVEVAHVLISLVLLVIVAHCGAYAFKVVRQPPVIGEIVGGLLLGPTVLGAIAPDAQEWLIPKDGPSAHALGVFYHLGLLLLVYLTGAELRGRATGPERRTIAAVAVSGLVLPFGAGLAIGYAFTLGGLSGDNGSRGTLVLIFGMAIAVTSVPVISRIMLDLGILGTAFSRVVLAVAVLEDVVLYVILAVVLGIAQAQSGDTYGIGGMIGEESLPWAVVYFSVAPLVFLVLLLWRGKRVFTVAASARWNVLARRSPTAFLLVFLFGLCLACMSLGIDPMFGALTAGMCGAGVRRTAASRETLQNVSLAFFIPVYFAVVGLKLDLVRHFDPVFFLWFLALACAVKFTSVWLGARLAGQSAPAAGNLAVAMNARGGPGIILASVTFGAGIISEEFFTSLVVLSIVTSQIAGVWLGRTVALERPLLSPSLEAPPHDGSDGSHGGDGSDRAAGPDAAEGRGRAGDADDAADSAARGTTA; encoded by the coding sequence GTGTCCTTGCGTACCGTCGAAGTCGCGCATGTGCTGATCTCCCTCGTACTGCTGGTGATCGTCGCGCATTGCGGCGCCTACGCGTTCAAGGTCGTGCGGCAGCCTCCGGTCATCGGGGAAATCGTCGGCGGATTGCTCCTGGGGCCGACGGTGTTGGGCGCGATCGCTCCCGATGCGCAGGAATGGTTGATTCCGAAAGACGGTCCCAGCGCCCATGCGCTGGGGGTCTTCTACCACCTGGGGCTGTTGTTGCTGGTCTATCTGACCGGCGCCGAGCTGCGCGGTCGGGCGACCGGACCGGAGCGCCGCACCATCGCCGCCGTGGCCGTCTCCGGCCTGGTGCTGCCCTTCGGCGCGGGGCTGGCCATCGGCTACGCCTTCACGTTGGGCGGCCTCTCCGGCGACAACGGCTCGCGCGGCACCCTGGTGCTGATCTTCGGCATGGCCATCGCCGTGACCAGCGTGCCGGTCATCTCCCGGATCATGCTCGATCTCGGCATTCTGGGAACCGCTTTCTCCCGCGTGGTGTTGGCGGTCGCCGTGCTGGAGGACGTCGTGCTCTATGTGATTCTCGCCGTGGTGCTGGGAATCGCCCAGGCGCAGTCCGGCGACACCTATGGAATCGGCGGAATGATCGGCGAGGAGTCACTTCCGTGGGCCGTGGTCTACTTCAGCGTGGCCCCGCTGGTCTTCCTGGTGCTCCTCCTCTGGCGCGGTAAGCGGGTCTTCACCGTGGCGGCCTCCGCGCGCTGGAACGTCCTCGCCCGGCGCAGCCCCACCGCCTTTCTTCTGGTCTTCCTTTTCGGGCTGTGCCTGGCCTGTATGAGCCTGGGCATCGACCCGATGTTCGGCGCCCTGACGGCGGGAATGTGCGGCGCCGGGGTGCGGCGCACCGCGGCCTCCCGGGAGACGCTGCAGAACGTGTCGCTCGCCTTCTTCATTCCGGTGTATTTCGCGGTCGTCGGGTTGAAACTGGATCTCGTCCGCCATTTCGACCCGGTGTTCTTCCTGTGGTTCCTCGCGCTCGCCTGCGCGGTGAAGTTCACCAGTGTGTGGCTCGGCGCTCGGCTGGCCGGCCAGAGCGCCCCCGCGGCCGGAAACCTCGCCGTCGCGATGAACGCCCGCGGCGGCCCCGGCATCATCCTGGCCTCCGTCACCTTCGGAGCGGGCATCATCAGCGAGGAGTTCTTCACCTCGCTGGTGGTGCTGTCCATCGTGACCTCGCAGATCGCCGGGGTGTGGCTGGGCCGGACGGTCGCCCTGGAACGCCCCCTCCTGTCCCCCAGCCTGGAGGCTCCACCCCATGACGGAAGCGATGGATCCCACGGAGGCGACGGCTCCGACCGGGCCGCCGGGCCCGACGCGGCCGAGGGCCGCGGCCGCGCCGGTGACGCGGACGACGCGGCGGACAGCGCGGCGCGGGGCACGACCGCCTGA
- a CDS encoding FcoT family thioesterase: MTAQTELAPAEVHPSDPALLAQVLRPYKDHCKYLLSADVSLTSGRASASAEFAIPESCYIDDTGHLNAVEVNICYNQMMYYLVAKSVEQGLLEEFKSWTMEDYWRHQLPDILIARFNSNFRTPINPRSFSGEMEFVSVTRRAPGGRKPFLVAETSYRYRDADGGRCDGEATLAFVNIT, encoded by the coding sequence ATGACGGCACAGACCGAGCTGGCTCCGGCGGAGGTCCACCCGTCGGACCCCGCTCTGCTGGCACAGGTGCTGCGGCCCTACAAGGACCACTGCAAGTACCTGCTGTCGGCCGACGTCTCGCTCACGTCCGGCCGTGCCTCCGCGAGTGCCGAGTTCGCGATACCCGAGTCGTGCTACATCGACGACACCGGGCATCTCAACGCGGTCGAAGTCAACATCTGTTACAACCAGATGATGTACTACCTGGTCGCCAAGTCGGTCGAACAGGGACTGCTGGAGGAGTTCAAGTCCTGGACGATGGAGGACTACTGGAGGCACCAGCTTCCCGACATCCTCATCGCCCGGTTCAACAGCAACTTCCGGACCCCCATCAATCCCCGCTCGTTCTCCGGAGAGATGGAGTTCGTCTCCGTGACCCGGCGGGCGCCCGGCGGCCGGAAACCCTTCCTCGTCGCTGAGACGTCCTATCGGTACCGGGACGCCGACGGCGGGCGGTGCGACGGCGAGGCGACGCTCGCCTTCGTCAACATCACATAG
- a CDS encoding acyl carrier protein, with amino-acid sequence MTTTTYDQLVSILTTLHDAPADRINPEATYAELDVDSLTMVEISLRVERNLGVTVEDNELHEDLTLGATAELIDQKLAQ; translated from the coding sequence ATGACCACGACCACCTACGACCAGCTGGTCTCGATCCTGACGACGCTGCATGACGCGCCGGCCGACCGGATCAACCCCGAGGCCACCTATGCCGAGCTGGATGTCGACTCCCTGACCATGGTCGAGATCAGCCTGCGGGTGGAGCGCAACCTCGGCGTCACCGTGGAGGACAACGAGCTCCACGAGGACCTCACGCTCGGCGCCACCGCCGAGCTCATCGACCAGAAGCTCGCCCAGTAA
- a CDS encoding copper chaperone PCu(A)C, with translation MDSASTDRPAGAARRWRTAASAARPALVPVGAGVLSLVLLSGYTATGAAGEPPARIEVVDARVDWPGHREATAAFFDIRNTGGSDDTLESVDSPALGITVLGRRSGAGRDARMRPTGPVEVPAQGRLRMTRDTLDVMILDPPALKPGQRVPFTLWFRDSGPIRVTAVTAGPGRTGP, from the coding sequence ATGGATTCGGCGTCCACTGACCGACCCGCCGGGGCCGCGCGGCGATGGCGGACCGCGGCCTCGGCCGCACGCCCGGCACTGGTCCCGGTGGGCGCCGGCGTCCTGTCGCTCGTCCTGCTGAGCGGCTACACGGCGACCGGAGCGGCCGGCGAGCCACCGGCACGGATCGAGGTCGTCGACGCGCGCGTCGACTGGCCCGGACACCGTGAGGCTACCGCCGCCTTCTTCGACATACGCAACACGGGAGGCTCCGATGACACCCTGGAGTCCGTGGACTCCCCCGCGCTGGGCATCACGGTCCTCGGCCGCCGGAGCGGGGCGGGCCGGGACGCCCGGATGCGCCCGACCGGGCCGGTGGAGGTCCCCGCCCAGGGCCGACTGCGGATGACCCGCGACACCCTGGACGTCATGATCCTCGACCCGCCCGCGCTGAAACCCGGGCAGCGGGTCCCGTTCACCCTGTGGTTCCGGGACAGCGGGCCGATCCGGGTCACCGCGGTGACGGCCGGACCGGGGCGGACCGGGCCCTGA
- a CDS encoding sigma-70 family RNA polymerase sigma factor → MLDAPYAVPSVPADSPYDDEVTAWALAARDGSPFAVERLVRATYDDVWRFVTRLVGEVNGADDLTQETFLRALKSLPGFAGRSSARTWLLSIARRVVVDRYRSAAARPRVADVADWQTAAEGTQPAGLPGFEEGVALLELLDALQSPRREAFVLTQLLGLPYAEAASAAGCPIGTVRSRVARAREDLTTLLRSAERGEDPLAMAA, encoded by the coding sequence ATGCTTGATGCCCCGTATGCGGTCCCCTCCGTACCGGCGGACTCTCCCTACGACGACGAGGTGACCGCCTGGGCACTGGCCGCCCGGGACGGCAGCCCCTTCGCCGTGGAACGCCTCGTGCGCGCCACATACGATGATGTCTGGCGGTTCGTCACCCGACTCGTCGGTGAGGTGAACGGCGCCGACGACCTGACTCAGGAGACCTTCCTGCGGGCGCTGAAGAGCCTGCCGGGGTTCGCCGGGCGCTCCAGCGCGCGCACCTGGCTGCTCTCGATCGCCCGCCGGGTGGTCGTGGACCGCTACCGTTCGGCGGCGGCCCGGCCGCGGGTCGCCGACGTCGCGGACTGGCAGACGGCCGCCGAGGGGACGCAGCCGGCCGGGCTGCCCGGCTTCGAGGAGGGGGTGGCCCTGCTGGAACTGCTGGACGCGCTGCAGAGCCCGCGCCGGGAGGCGTTCGTCCTCACCCAACTGCTCGGCCTGCCCTACGCGGAGGCGGCGTCCGCCGCGGGGTGCCCGATCGGCACGGTGCGGTCCCGCGTGGCCCGTGCCCGCGAGGACCTGACCACCCTGTTGCGCTCCGCGGAGCGCGGCGAGGACCCGCTGGCGATGGCCGCCTGA
- a CDS encoding helix-turn-helix domain-containing protein has translation MDRQATDAASGVGVTVGAQVRRLREFRGLSVAELARLSGVSRATLSLIESGRGNPTIETVSAVAVALRLPLGDLLVDPTPQSPVLRRGTGAPEVSKQELLDRVGAGGLSEIWRLRIAQAGRRIDSPPHSRGTMERILVLGGALRLGPVERPVVLGSGDFVFFAADVPHFYEAAEDDVDAVIVMTYPAAS, from the coding sequence ATGGACAGACAGGCGACGGACGCGGCGAGCGGCGTAGGGGTGACCGTCGGCGCCCAGGTGCGTCGGCTGCGCGAGTTCCGTGGTCTGTCGGTGGCGGAGCTGGCACGGCTGTCCGGGGTGAGCCGGGCCACGCTCTCGCTGATCGAGTCCGGGCGGGGCAACCCCACCATCGAGACCGTCTCCGCCGTCGCCGTGGCGCTGCGCCTGCCGCTGGGGGACCTGCTGGTCGACCCGACCCCGCAGTCCCCGGTGCTGCGCCGCGGCACCGGCGCCCCCGAGGTGAGTAAGCAGGAGCTGCTGGACCGGGTGGGCGCCGGTGGACTGAGCGAGATCTGGCGGCTGCGCATCGCCCAGGCCGGACGGCGGATCGACAGCCCGCCGCACAGCCGGGGCACCATGGAGCGGATCCTGGTGCTGGGGGGCGCGCTGCGGCTCGGGCCGGTGGAGCGCCCGGTGGTGCTGGGCAGCGGCGACTTCGTCTTCTTCGCCGCCGACGTGCCGCACTTCTACGAGGCGGCCGAGGACGACGTGGACGCCGTGATCGTGATGACCTACCCGGCCGCTTCGTAG
- a CDS encoding TauD/TfdA family dioxygenase — translation MEIKPQEGKKLGATVEGFDYATASEADIETLKQTIYTKKIAVLKNQDLSPQQFLELGKRLGTPVTYYEPMYQHPEVPEVFVSSNVLEAGKQIGVPKTGKFWHADYMFMPDPFGITLIYPQVIPTKNRGTYFIDMGQAYERLPEDLKNEIRGTNCQHSVRKYFKIRPSDVYRPISEIIEEVETKTPPALHPTTFVHPMTGETILYLAEGFTMSIEDEKGKTFENDLLNRLFEASGQLDDTFTHENIHLQTFEQGDMLVWDNRSLIHRALHTSAPEPTVSHRVTVHDSKKLYEKAAS, via the coding sequence ATGGAAATCAAGCCGCAGGAAGGCAAGAAGCTCGGCGCGACCGTCGAGGGCTTCGACTACGCCACCGCCAGCGAGGCGGACATCGAGACCCTGAAGCAGACCATCTACACCAAGAAGATCGCCGTCCTGAAGAACCAGGACCTGTCGCCGCAGCAGTTCCTGGAGCTCGGCAAGCGGCTCGGCACCCCGGTCACGTACTACGAGCCGATGTACCAGCACCCCGAGGTGCCCGAGGTCTTCGTCTCCTCCAACGTCCTCGAGGCCGGCAAGCAGATCGGCGTGCCCAAGACCGGCAAGTTCTGGCACGCCGACTACATGTTCATGCCCGACCCGTTCGGCATCACCCTGATCTACCCGCAGGTGATCCCGACCAAGAACCGCGGCACGTACTTCATCGACATGGGCCAGGCGTACGAGCGGCTGCCCGAGGACCTCAAGAACGAGATCCGCGGCACCAACTGCCAGCACTCCGTGCGCAAGTACTTCAAGATCCGCCCGTCGGACGTGTACCGCCCGATCTCCGAGATCATCGAGGAGGTCGAGACCAAGACCCCGCCGGCGCTGCACCCGACCACCTTCGTCCACCCGATGACCGGTGAGACCATCCTCTACCTCGCCGAGGGCTTCACCATGAGCATCGAGGACGAGAAGGGCAAGACCTTCGAGAACGACCTGCTCAACCGCCTCTTCGAGGCCAGCGGTCAGCTCGACGACACCTTCACCCACGAGAACATCCACCTCCAGACCTTCGAGCAGGGCGACATGCTCGTCTGGGACAACCGCAGCCTCATCCACCGCGCGCTGCACACCTCCGCCCCCGAGCCGACGGTCTCGCACCGTGTCACCGTGCACGACTCCAAGAAGCTGTACGAGAAGGCCGCTTCCTGA
- a CDS encoding response regulator transcription factor produces MAGNVFYRAGLAHVLSAEAAFEIVAEWSTVSEARARLGRRRPDVVLVGVDTPAAAHVADLTHLRAAAPYACLVALLAQDDPQAVRRVLAAGARAAIPQCTTPEELGGTIRGVVRGRDRVVLSVSQRTLAELRAPRPTVLTHRELEIVVLVARGLRNSQIADELLITEGTVKRHLSNVYAKLDAACRTEAVRKAMEHGMVPPLPAAPTVDYETGYGAVG; encoded by the coding sequence ATGGCCGGCAACGTCTTCTACCGCGCGGGGCTGGCGCACGTCCTCTCCGCCGAGGCCGCCTTCGAGATCGTCGCAGAGTGGTCGACGGTCTCCGAGGCGCGGGCGCGACTCGGCCGCCGTCGGCCCGATGTCGTCCTGGTCGGGGTGGACACGCCGGCCGCGGCGCACGTCGCCGATCTGACGCACCTGCGGGCGGCCGCGCCGTACGCGTGCCTGGTGGCGCTGTTGGCGCAGGACGACCCGCAGGCGGTCAGGCGCGTGCTGGCCGCCGGCGCCAGGGCGGCCATCCCCCAGTGCACCACCCCGGAGGAGTTGGGCGGCACCATCCGCGGGGTGGTGCGCGGCCGGGACCGGGTGGTGCTCTCCGTCTCCCAGCGCACCCTGGCCGAACTGCGGGCGCCGCGGCCGACCGTGCTCACCCACCGCGAACTGGAGATCGTCGTGCTGGTCGCCCGGGGGCTGCGCAACTCCCAGATCGCCGACGAGCTGCTGATCACCGAGGGCACGGTGAAGCGTCATCTGTCCAATGTCTACGCGAAGCTGGACGCGGCCTGCCGCACCGAGGCGGTGCGCAAGGCGATGGAGCACGGCATGGTCCCCCCGCTGCCGGCGGCACCGACCGTTGACTATGAGACGGGGTACGGCGCGGTCGGATAG
- a CDS encoding aspartyl/asparaginyl beta-hydroxylase domain-containing protein, translating to MTPEIDNAFALVKEEYGADSIERVERMLQPKNERHPMQKGAKWIMPGISQQPWHDPYGHPELEPIIRAFEANHAAIKQEMETAWAEQRGEFSDYEHYLTPQQNWQALYLFRKGALVEASQPTAPTAYKVLKEYAVDTEKLCPLLESHFSTLLPGARIAPHCDLWNFSINLHLAVDIPEDCGITVAGETRTWEEGKCLLFDYSFEHEAWNSDSRPRTALLMDLWHPDTTIPERKALVSLITEIRKLMGES from the coding sequence ATGACGCCAGAAATCGACAACGCCTTCGCCCTGGTCAAGGAGGAGTACGGCGCCGACTCGATCGAGCGGGTCGAGCGGATGCTGCAGCCGAAGAACGAGCGGCACCCGATGCAGAAGGGTGCCAAGTGGATCATGCCGGGGATATCCCAGCAGCCCTGGCACGACCCGTACGGCCACCCGGAACTGGAGCCGATCATCCGGGCCTTCGAGGCGAACCACGCCGCGATCAAGCAGGAGATGGAGACGGCCTGGGCGGAGCAGCGAGGCGAGTTCTCCGACTACGAGCACTATCTGACGCCGCAGCAGAACTGGCAGGCGCTCTATCTGTTCCGCAAGGGCGCCCTGGTGGAGGCGTCGCAGCCGACGGCCCCGACGGCGTACAAGGTGCTGAAGGAGTACGCGGTCGACACCGAGAAGCTGTGCCCGCTGCTGGAGAGCCACTTCTCGACGCTGCTGCCGGGCGCCCGGATCGCCCCGCACTGCGATCTGTGGAACTTCAGCATCAACCTCCACCTCGCGGTGGACATCCCCGAGGACTGCGGGATCACCGTCGCGGGGGAGACGCGCACCTGGGAGGAGGGCAAGTGCCTGCTCTTCGACTACTCCTTCGAGCACGAGGCGTGGAACTCCGACTCCCGTCCGCGCACCGCCCTGCTCATGGACCTGTGGCACCCCGACACCACGATCCCTGAGCGGAAGGCGCTGGTCTCGCTGATCACCGAGATCCGGAAGCTGATGGGCGAGAGCTGA
- a CDS encoding response regulator transcription factor, translating into MIRILLCGHNLLIRSGLRKILEDEPDITVIAEVDGAAEAVEVAQRLGPDVVFAELDPPHVDGLQLARLLTRGTAADPVGVVFIAQTFDSSQALRGLLAGARAFLAKSDPPWQLVAAARTVAAGYAVLPPGVVASLEPWALLCTVDAPTRSDRFGDLTAREFEVLRLMAAGLSNGEIARCLSLGEATVKSHVSRLLAKLGLRNRSQAVAKAYGAGLISVPPRAAR; encoded by the coding sequence TTGATAAGGATCCTCTTGTGCGGACACAACCTGCTGATCCGCAGCGGGCTGCGAAAGATTCTGGAAGACGAGCCGGACATCACGGTCATCGCCGAGGTGGACGGCGCGGCCGAGGCCGTGGAGGTCGCCCAGCGGCTCGGTCCCGACGTCGTCTTCGCCGAACTCGACCCGCCGCACGTCGACGGCCTCCAGCTGGCCCGGCTGCTGACCCGCGGCACCGCGGCGGACCCGGTCGGGGTGGTCTTCATCGCGCAGACCTTCGACTCCTCCCAGGCGCTGCGCGGTCTGTTGGCCGGTGCCCGCGCGTTTTTGGCCAAGAGCGATCCGCCCTGGCAGCTGGTGGCCGCGGCCCGCACGGTCGCGGCCGGCTACGCCGTACTGCCACCGGGCGTGGTGGCCAGCCTGGAACCGTGGGCGCTCCTGTGCACGGTGGACGCGCCCACCAGGTCGGACCGGTTCGGCGACCTGACGGCCCGTGAGTTCGAGGTACTGCGGCTGATGGCCGCCGGGCTGTCCAACGGGGAGATCGCCCGCTGTCTCTCGCTCGGCGAGGCCACCGTGAAGTCCCATGTCTCCCGGCTGCTGGCCAAACTGGGTCTGCGCAACCGCTCTCAGGCGGTGGCGAAGGCATACGGCGCCGGGCTGATCAGCGTGCCACCACGAGCCGCCCGGTGA
- a CDS encoding beta-ketoacyl-ACP synthase III → MRTSTPPAPGPSDPTAAVRRDRAAVVCGVGGYVPPRVVTNDELSRFMDTSDEWIRKRTGISRRHFADPGQATSDLAAEAGRRALESAGVDTVDAVVVTTTTPDRSCPATAPLVATKLGLEGVAAFDVSAVCTGFVYGLASAAGLIATGVAERVLLIGADTYSAILDMEDRTNAIIFGDGAGAVVLRAGHADEPGAVGHFDLGSDGSGEELIMVAAGGSRQRKSPGDVSRQDEHFSMRGKEVYRHAVHRMSASARAALELGGWKAEEVDHLVPHQANIRILHTVAEELGLPKERCVSNIGSVGNTGAASIPLALVDAVGDGTVKAGDRILLTAFGGGLTWGACLLRWPSLPPVRPSHDNGGTPA, encoded by the coding sequence ATGCGCACCTCGACACCCCCCGCACCGGGACCGAGCGACCCGACCGCCGCCGTACGCCGGGACCGCGCCGCCGTCGTCTGCGGTGTGGGCGGTTACGTCCCGCCCCGTGTCGTCACCAACGACGAGCTGTCCCGGTTCATGGACACCAGCGACGAGTGGATCCGCAAGCGGACCGGCATCAGCCGGCGGCACTTCGCCGACCCCGGCCAGGCCACCTCCGACCTCGCGGCGGAGGCGGGCCGACGGGCCCTGGAGTCGGCCGGCGTCGACACCGTGGACGCGGTGGTCGTCACCACGACCACGCCCGACCGCTCCTGCCCGGCCACCGCGCCGCTGGTCGCCACCAAGCTCGGCCTGGAGGGGGTGGCGGCGTTCGATGTGAGCGCCGTGTGCACCGGCTTCGTCTACGGCCTGGCCTCGGCGGCCGGCCTGATCGCCACCGGCGTCGCCGAGCGGGTGCTGCTGATCGGCGCCGACACCTACTCCGCCATCCTCGACATGGAGGACCGGACCAACGCCATCATCTTCGGCGACGGCGCGGGCGCCGTGGTGCTGCGCGCCGGCCACGCCGACGAGCCGGGCGCGGTCGGCCACTTCGACCTCGGCAGCGACGGCAGCGGCGAAGAGCTGATCATGGTGGCCGCGGGCGGCTCCCGGCAACGGAAGAGCCCGGGCGACGTCAGCCGCCAGGACGAGCACTTCTCCATGCGCGGCAAGGAGGTCTACCGGCACGCCGTGCACCGGATGTCGGCCTCCGCCCGCGCCGCGCTGGAGCTCGGCGGCTGGAAGGCCGAGGAGGTGGACCACCTGGTCCCCCACCAGGCCAACATCCGCATCCTGCACACGGTGGCGGAGGAGCTCGGGCTCCCCAAGGAGCGCTGCGTCTCCAACATCGGTTCCGTGGGTAACACCGGAGCCGCGTCCATCCCGCTCGCCCTGGTCGACGCCGTCGGCGACGGCACCGTCAAGGCCGGCGACCGCATTCTTCTCACCGCATTCGGGGGCGGCCTGACCTGGGGCGCCTGTCTCCTGCGCTGGCCCTCCCTGCCACCGGTACGCCCCTCGCACGACAACGGAGGAACACCCGCATGA
- a CDS encoding adenine phosphoribosyltransferase: MDGIGMDVTARLRGKIREVADRRRAGGVVRDITPLLADARLFGTLVETMADPYWGMVDVVVGIEARGFILGAPLADRLGAGFVPIRWAGKLPGATLVEDGEPGPGGTPLEIRGDVLTPGQQVLVVDDVFATGRTAAAATALVRRAGGTVAGFTALLDLGLPGALDRLAGVESRFVLTAGPR, encoded by the coding sequence ATGGACGGGATCGGCATGGATGTCACGGCGAGACTGCGCGGGAAGATCCGGGAGGTCGCCGACCGACGGCGCGCCGGTGGCGTCGTGCGGGACATCACCCCGCTGCTCGCCGACGCGCGGCTCTTCGGGACGCTCGTCGAGACCATGGCGGACCCCTACTGGGGGATGGTCGACGTGGTGGTGGGCATCGAGGCGCGTGGCTTCATCCTCGGGGCCCCGCTGGCCGACCGGCTCGGCGCCGGCTTCGTCCCGATCCGCTGGGCGGGGAAGCTGCCGGGAGCGACGCTGGTCGAGGACGGGGAACCGGGGCCCGGCGGGACGCCGTTGGAGATCCGTGGCGACGTCCTCACCCCGGGGCAGCAGGTGCTCGTCGTCGACGACGTGTTCGCCACCGGCCGGACCGCGGCGGCCGCGACGGCACTGGTCCGCCGGGCGGGCGGCACGGTGGCCGGCTTCACCGCGCTGCTCGACCTCGGACTGCCCGGCGCCCTGGACCGCCTGGCGGGAGTGGAGTCCCGCTTCGTCCTGACGGCCGGACCGCGCTGA